AGTGAACATGTGGAACATCGATTATAGCCTTTTTACAGCCAATTGTACCTGAGCTACCTAAGAAGGTACGTGCTGATCATCAGGGCgtacaggtcaaaattacaaatatgcccttttaAATAAAAAGCGGGTATGTtctcacatttaatacacctaaacctGTGCAATcaactatataataatataactcatgtaattcacataatcacatcaatatccaattaattcacataattttcCAATATTTCCCTCCcgggcccctaatcaaggcactaagtcttattaggaattttgggacgttacaactatcccctccctaTAGAAATTTTGCCCTCGAAATTTTCTTGAACAGCtccggatactgatcctgcatgtctgactctaattcccaggtcgcttcctcgaccttattgGTCCTCCATAATTCCTTaaaccaaaggtatggttttgttcctcaatACTTTGTCCTTTCTATGCAAGagctgaactggtcgctcctcatagaaCAAATATGTCTATAGTttcaaatcctcataactcaatacatgagttacatctgaCACTATCTCTGAAATTGGGAATACATTATGAACCACTGCCAGCGATGGGGGTAAAGCCAACCTATCGactacctgaccaatcctttctaggatcttaAAAGGCCCCACGAACCTCGAGCTCAGCTTGCCCTCCTTGCCAAACCacttcacccctctcaatggttaaacacagaggaaaacatagtccctAGCCTGAAACTCTACATCCCTACACTTgggaagcgagcatccaagctgtaatattctcaatagcctcattggtcatcTGAACTGCTTCAAGatccaaatatttcctctcacccattttcatcccaatggatgggtgatctgcatttcctaccatatagcatctcataaggagccactccaatagtcgactggtagctgttgttgtggAAAACTTAATCAATGGCAAATATTTaatctaggacccttcaaagtccaacacacatgctcacaGCATGTCCTCTAGTATTTGTACCatcctcttagattgtccatcaGTCAAATAGAATTTCTTAGCTTGCTTCTGGCAACCCTTAATTTCGATGGTGTAGCAGCCATCAATTGATTGATATTGCATCACTTGGTACAAATTAGAAACGACACCTTGCATGCAGTGAATCCACTTCCTTCCCATAATCGCATTGTAACTAGTAGGGGAATCAATGATCAATAAATCAACTTTCAAGCTGCGCTCTGCTGCAAATACGTTCAATTTAACAGCTCCCTTTGGGTAGACCATTAGGCTAATGAACCCCAAAACTAGAATTGTAGAGGGTCTTATGAGACATTCTTCGAGCCCCATCTTTTAGAATGCTTCCCAGAAGAGGATGTCGACGCCTCTGGCACTTAGTTTTCTTCTCATCCTCCAATGAGGGTTCTACAATCCCGTGTATCATGGGAACCTACTTCCAAGGCTCCTACGTGCTTGTGGAAGCCACGACTGCTGTGGTAGGAGTTTTTGTTGCCATTGGGGCAGGTATAATGGTAGGCGGTTGTGCAGGGGAAACTCCTCTAGAGCCTTTAATGTATTGAGTTAGTCTTCCACTCCTCATCAGAGCTTGAATATTATTATAGAGGTTATGGAATTTTGAAATAGTGTTCTGATGGTCTTTGTGGAAGGTGCAGAACCGATTCTTATCTCGACGCTCGGGTGGTTTGGTGATCTTGTATAGATCTCTCCATATTGGTCGATCTTTGTTCTCTTTGTATATGACTTCTTGCGGTACCATAAATTCATAGGAAGAGAATCTTCAGGTATCATTGTGGCCTATCGGTTTCTTATTTCCTCTTTGTGAAGCTTGTTCATTGCCCTTTCGTTTTTTCCTTCTGACTGTTCGATGGGGGATTTTCTGGTGGAGGTTTAGAAATGAATGTTGACCTCTTTTGTGCATGCTCGCAGCATTCTAACACCTGAAAGACACCTTCTACGTGGTGTTGTATCTCTGTCATATCATAAGGAGGAGTCAAAATGAGATCTTCGTGTAGAAGGGTCCCTACTTGCAGACTTTTGACAAACAAGTTGGCCACAATAGTGGGATCCACATCATGAAATTGGTGAACCAAATTAATGAATCTTTGTAAGTATGGTCGTGGATGCTCGCTTTCTGCTTGTTCAATTTGGTAAAGATCTGCCATGGTTCTCAGAGCCTCATGATTTGCATTGTATTGTTGCAAGAAAACATTGTGAAAATCGCTAAAGTCGTTAATCGATCCCGGCTTGAGTTGGCGGAACCATAGAAGGGCTAGCCCATAAAATGCACCAGAAAATACTTTACAGTGTATTGCTTCATTATTGACTTCCAATGCCATCTTCTGTTGGAGCTGAAAAAGGTGACTAAGTGGGTCCCATTTTCCATTAAAGGTTGGCAAAGACAGAATCATAAAGTCTTTGGGCTTGGGCTCGTTCTGGATCCATTTGATAAATGGAAATTTGTCAACTCCTCTTGTAACCAACTTCGCTAAATCCAAGCCATGTTGGGGTCTAACATCTGAAAATTTCTGCATCATTTCGTGCATCATTTCCTCTTTCCAATTCACGAGCAATCTGGTTGTTGGGGCCAGATTCACATTTGTTGTTCCTAATTCAGTTTTATTAGTGGGTTGTTGGCGCTCAGACTCGGCAGCAACGGGGTATGTCCGAGGTCAGTCCGTTTTTGGATCTTTAGGTGTTTCTTGCAGTTCTGCATCATGATTAGTTGTCTTGGGTAGATGGTAAGCTGCTGATGGTGGCCTTGCAGTCTGAGATTTAGAACTATTGCGAGGAATGTCATCATTAGGCGATTCGATCACGACGATGGGAGTTTCGACTCGATCAACATtaggttctttttttttttattcttcttaagTTCGACATTTTCTTTCATTAATTCAACAATATCTACTTCCATCTTATCTTGTGCCTCTTTTAATGTCTTAATGGCTTCGTCATATTGCTGCTGACTAGCTTCCATCAATCGACACATCTTGTCGACTATTTCGCTGATGTCAACAGTAGTTGAGGCTGTTGaggttgtggttgttgttccgtTAGTTTTTAGCGGCATGGCTTTTTGTCCAATCGATTCTTCATCTCACAAAACTTCATTCTTTGGGGGAGATTGTTCTCTTCGTAGGAGTTAGGCAAAATTAAGAATTAATTCATGTGTTTCTTttttcccacagacggtgccaaattATTGATGACACAAATTTGCTCTTTCTATTTCTGGAAGTGTTCTCTATCAGTCCATCGACTCACCGATCTTCTTTGACCAAGTTTTGGATCTCCGATGATTGCCGAGTTGCCTGGGTTTTCCTGCAAGAAAGATACTTTGATGCTTAAGTCAGATTGGGCCCTAATGAATCTCCACTCACATTATTTATAGGAAAAATTCAGATGAGTCAACATGAGAAAGACTCTCTGATTGACCATTGCATGACAAAATTTCCCACCTAAAATGCCTTCTTATAGATTTCTTCTGCAGAGGATCTGCCTCTGTTCCGAGGTCTCCATGTGTTTTTCGCTTCTTACAAAATGAAAAGCATTGTTTCACTCTTCTGCAAAAGGAAATGTTTTGGGGCTGAATATTTTGGGCCTAACAATATTTTTATACATTAAATATAAAAGAGTAATTTATATATAGGAGGCGGATGTAGTCCTGCTCTCGAATGAATCTCGACGCATACGACATTAATGTATATAATATCATTAATGTAATTTTCCTTTTTAAATTAATTCAGTAATTCTTAAATTACTTATACTTTGTAACAGGACTAGTCAAGTACATTCAGGCCCCATTTGGAGTTATGGACAAAAAATGAGATTGATTAATTTTGTACAAAATCATCTTTagcacaatttaaaaaaaaaattgatggatTACCACCACTTGGTTGGTGGAGTGGTGGGGGCATCTCTTCTTTGTCAAATGGGTGTTTGGTTCAAACTCCAGCATATGCAtttgtaaatatgtatatatatgatgGACACAAAACgagtatattttaaaaatttataactcgcaagcgcacgaatcgtatctAAAGTAtggtgttcgtgtaagcacgaggtcaaACCCAAATGAgttatctaaaataaaaaagaaaactattttaaaccaaaattaataaattctaacctaactccaaagattgatgagatttttgtataataaaaataaaataaaagataataatgacaatatataaaaataaattaatagtagaaattaatcaactatcacttattcaaattagatattctatttaagcacaactTATCATAGAATTGTAGGATTTattttcacttttaaaattataatttcaaagtatttaatttaaatcaatataatgaaataacaaataaatcaatgaatattatttttaaggcaaaacataatatttttgttctaagcatttgatgtgcacaatttaatgacacaccttaatcaaagaatattatgatttttcactaatgaagaacaaagtgtaaatatgttctaacaataaaaaatacaagatatttaagatgaaagaaaatatttgaagaagaaaaatcataaactttgtTCTAacaatgaattcaatacattttgtgaagaaaatggtataattcatgagtgcattgcaccttatacaccacaacacaacggtgttgtcgaaaggaaaaataggacttatctagagatgataaattctatgttggtgctttctaagttgaacttcaacttatggggtgaagagcttttaaccgcttgtcacattcttaatcgaataccgatgaagaaaaatgagatatctccatatgagttatggaaaggaagaaaacctaacatagggtacttcaaagtgtgggggtgtcttgcatattgcatgaaatatgaacctaatagaacaaagttaggttcaagagccataaagtgtgctcttgttggttatgccaacaatagtaaagcttataggctattagacttagagtctaatattgtgattgaatctagaaaagttgaattttttgagaatatgttatgtgacaacaattctcaagcttcaacatctctaaaggagaatttgttatatgagaacaattctcaagcttctacatccaaagttgattctcaagatgagaattctcaaaaggatgtaaagcaaccctttgaacctagaagaattcaaaggcttaaaaatcataaaggtctagtagtggatgagatagattctcaacgaatttcattctacatggtagaaggaaatagagaagaagtcattaagaaaattcctattgtacttctcattgaggatgatcctgggacttatagagaagctatacAATCAAgtgatagtgcattttggaaagaagccatcaatgatgaggtggattccattctttccaataacacttgggaattggtagacctcccaccggggtctaagccaattgggtgtaagtgggtatttaggagaaaataccaaactgacggcactatccaaacctttaaagctagattagtagttaaagggtttaggcaaaaagagggtatcgattatttcgatacctatgcgcctgttgcaagaacaacttctataagaatttttttcgctttagcttctatacacaacttgtatgttcatcaaatggatgtcaaaatgacattccttaatggtgacctcaatgaggaggtctatatggaacaacccgaaggttttgtcctaccaaaatatgaacataaagtttgtagacttgtaaaatccttatatggattgaaacaagctcctaagcaatggcatgagaaatttgatcaagccatcatgtctaatgggtttagacataacaatgcagacaagtgtttgtattccaaaacttgtaagggatatgtgatcattgtttgcttatatgtggatgacatgcttattgtAAGTAaaagcatgaaagggatagaagaaatgaagaggtttctatcatcaaccttcaagatgaaagatcttggaaaagttgataccatactcggtatcaaagtaaagaaacatagtgggggttttgtgttagggaaagcccactatgttgagaaagtattgaacaaatttaaccatctcaaagttaaagatgccaatactccattcgatcatagtataaaaatagagaagaatgaaggaagagtggtggctctattggagtatgctagtgctataggagtctaatgtacgctgccgaGTGtgctagacctgatatagcatttgcggtaagtaaacttagtaggtttacaagtaatctaagtgtggatcactggaaggcaattggaagagtcctaggttatctcaagaaaaccaaagtactaagccttcactactccaaatttccttcgatattagaaggatatacagatgcaagttggatatcaaaTCTTGGGgataacttgtccacaactggttgggtatttacacttggtggaggtgcaatttcttggggttccaagaaacaaacctgtatatctcattccactacggaagcagagttcatagctctagctgctaccggcaaagaggccgaatggttaagggatctgttgatagagattcccctaataaaagataatgtatctactatatcgatacattgtgatagccaagcgacattggctagagcatatagcggagtgtataatgggaagtctagacatattagtctaagacatggatatgtaagagaattgattcaaagaggagtcatctcaatatcctatgtgagaacaagtgaaaatttggcggatcctttcactaagccacaaACAAGGGATTTATtagctacatcatctcgagggttgggacttaaactccctaaagagattcacggttgatggtaacctatcttaacactagttattcaactagtgttggGTTCAATAGGtgataacaagtcaatcaagtgaatattagtt
The Humulus lupulus chromosome 6, drHumLupu1.1, whole genome shotgun sequence DNA segment above includes these coding regions:
- the LOC133785137 gene encoding uncharacterized protein LOC133785137, producing MMHEMMQKFSDVRPQHGLDLAKLVTRGVDKFPFIKWIQNEPKPKDFMILSLPTFNGKWDPLSHLFQLQQKMALEVNNEAIHCKVFSGAFYGLALLWFRQLKPGSINDFSDFHNVFLQQYNANHEALRTMADLYQIEQAESEHPRPYLQRFINLVHQFHDVDPTIVANLFVKSLQVGTLLHEDLILTPPYDMTEIQHHVEGVFQVLECCEHAQKRSTFISKPPPENPPSNSQKEKTKGQ